The Halopseudomonas sabulinigri genome window below encodes:
- a CDS encoding UPF0149 family protein, whose product MALMPAVFDYDRYAQLCSDVGAVGRPAELHGHLVGRLSAGARLDHTTWLSVAQELLDGSGSLAEAGKVALIQLYDASLAELTGSGFDLTLVLPDDAATIDHRTEALGQWCEGFLAGFGLVERSGELSEEADSVLRDFVAISQVQTDLDESEANEVDFMEVMEYVRMAVLMVFSECQPATTEQDTPPASLH is encoded by the coding sequence ATGGCTTTGATGCCCGCCGTTTTTGATTACGACCGTTATGCCCAGCTCTGCAGTGATGTGGGGGCGGTGGGTCGACCGGCCGAGCTGCATGGCCATTTGGTCGGTCGCCTGTCTGCCGGTGCGCGGCTTGATCACACTACCTGGCTGAGCGTGGCGCAGGAGCTACTCGATGGCAGTGGTAGTCTGGCTGAGGCTGGCAAGGTCGCGCTGATCCAGTTATATGATGCCAGCCTGGCGGAACTGACCGGCAGTGGCTTTGATCTCACCCTGGTATTACCCGACGACGCGGCCACCATTGATCACCGTACTGAAGCCCTAGGGCAGTGGTGTGAGGGCTTCCTGGCCGGCTTTGGTCTGGTCGAGCGCAGTGGTGAGCTGAGTGAAGAGGCTGACAGCGTGCTGCGGGATTTTGTCGCCATCTCACAGGTGCAAACCGACCTGGACGAGTCGGAGGCCAACGAGGTCGACTTCATGGAAGTCATGGAATATGTGCGCATGGCCGTACTCATGGTATTCAGTGAGTGCCAGCCGGCGACCACCGAGCAGGATACGCCCCCTGCCTCACTGCATTGA
- a CDS encoding cell division protein ZapA, with protein MSQPLTVTLHILDKEYRVSCPPEERSNLEQAARHLDTTMRDIRNSGKVIGVERIAVMAALNISHEMLTGNHDQSGALDDQKAQINDLVKRLDQALENHQG; from the coding sequence ATGAGCCAACCCCTAACTGTCACCCTGCACATACTCGACAAGGAGTATCGCGTCAGCTGCCCGCCGGAAGAGCGAAGCAACCTCGAGCAGGCTGCCCGCCACCTTGACACCACCATGCGCGACATCCGCAACAGCGGCAAGGTCATTGGCGTTGAACGCATTGCGGTCATGGCGGCGCTGAATATCAGCCACGAGATGCTGACCGGCAATCACGATCAGAGCGGCGCTCTGGATGATCAGAAAGCGCAGATCAACGATCTGGTCAAACGCCTGGACCAGGCGCTGGAAAACCATCAGGGCTGA
- a CDS encoding TIGR02449 family protein encodes MDAPDINALSQRITQLIDLCDQLKLQNQHLLAQERLWRDERVQLIEKNDLARQKVEAMILRLKSLEHDS; translated from the coding sequence ATGGACGCACCCGATATCAACGCCCTCTCACAGCGTATTACCCAACTGATCGATCTCTGCGACCAGCTCAAACTGCAGAACCAGCACCTGCTTGCCCAGGAGCGTCTGTGGCGGGATGAGCGTGTGCAGCTAATTGAAAAGAACGATTTGGCCCGTCAGAAGGTCGAAGCCATGATACTGCGACTTAAATCCCTGGAGCACGACTCATGA